From the genome of Saccopteryx bilineata isolate mSacBil1 chromosome 6, mSacBil1_pri_phased_curated, whole genome shotgun sequence, one region includes:
- the SCP2D1 gene encoding SCP2 sterol-binding domain-containing protein 1 has translation MWKRIDHQPKVKAEDGHQVGQFKDLSSARKTAMPHPLELSEFQSFLVFEDISHHIKEVGAQLVKKVNAIFQLDITKDGKTILQRTIDLKNGSGDIYPGSARLPADTIFTIPEPVFMELVLGKMNPHKAFLAGKFKVSGKVLLGQKLERVFKDWAKY, from the coding sequence ATGTGGAAGAGAATTGACCATCAACCCAAGGTCAAAGCAGAGGATGGACATCAGGTGGGTCAGTTCAAGGACCTGAGTTCAGCACGGAAAACCGCCATGCCACACCCTCTAGAGCTGTCAGAATTCCAGAGCTTCCTGGTGTTCGAGGACATTAGCCATCACATCAAAGAAGTGGGAGCCCAACTGGTAAAGAAAGTCAATGCCATTTTTCAGCTGGACATCACCAAAGATGGGAAGACCATTCTGCAGAGGACCATTGATCTGAAGAATGGGTCTGGGGACATATACCCAGGATCTGCCAGACTCCCAGCAGATACTATCTTCACAATCCCAGAACCTGTGTTTATGGAGTTGGTTTTGGGCAAAATGAACCCTCACAAGGCTTTCCTCGCCGGCAAGTTCAAAGTGAGCGGCAAAGTTCTGCTTGGCCAGAAGCTGGAGAGGGTTTTCAAAGACTGGGCTAAATATTAA